Proteins encoded in a region of the Suncus etruscus isolate mSunEtr1 chromosome 1, mSunEtr1.pri.cur, whole genome shotgun sequence genome:
- the FEZF1 gene encoding fez family zinc finger protein 1 isoform X2, whose amino-acid sequence MDSNCHNATAKMLATAPVRGNVMSTSKPLAFSIERIMARTPEPKALPVPHFLQGTVPKGDPKHPLHLNSSIPCMIPFVPVAYDSSPKAGLTGSEPRKASPEAPAAPATAGAAPAAFSCSDLLNCALSLKGDLSRDALPLQQYKLPKTYLAERNKLVVPAVEKYPSGVAFKDLSQAQLQHYMKESAQLLSEKIAFKTSDFSRGSPNTKPKVFTCEVCGKVFNAHYNLTRHMPVHTGARPFVCKVCGKGFRQASTLCRHKIIHTQEKPHKCNQCGKAFNRSSTLNTHTRIHAGYKPFVCEFCGKGFHQKGNYKNHKLTHSGEKQFKCNICNKAFHQVYNLTFHMHTHNDKKPFTCPTCGKGFCRNFDLKKHVRKLHDSSLGLGRSAAGEPGVDPSPPLQQPPTATLPPLPPPGSLQPGLHPGHQ is encoded by the exons ATGGACAGTAACTGCCACAACGCCACGGCCAAAATGCTGGCGACGGCTCCGGTCCGGGGCAACGTGATGAGCACGTCCAAACCCTTGGCTTTCTCCATCGAACGAATCATGGCGCGCACCCCCGAACCCAAGGCCCTGCCTGTGCCCCACTTTCTGCAGGGCACCGTGCCCAAGGGGGACCCCAAGCATCCTCTCCACCTGAACTCGTCGATCCCCTGCATGATTCCCTTCGTGCCCGTGGCGTACGACTCGAGCCCCAAAGCCGGACTGACGGGCTCCGAGCCTCGGAAGGCGAGTCCCGAGGCGCCGGCCGCACCCGCGACTGCGGGCGCCGCTCCCGCCGCCTTCAGCTGCAGCGACTTGCTCAACTGCGCGCTGAGTCTCAAGGGCGACCTGAGCCGCGACGCGCTGCCTCTGCAGCAGTACAAGCTG CCAAAAACGTATTTAGCCGAAAGGAATAAACTAGTGGTCCCGGCGGTGGAGAAATACCCGTCCGGAGTAGCTTTCAAAGACTTATCCCAGGCTCAGCTGCAGCATTATATGAAAGAAAGCGCCCAGCTTTTGTCAGAAAAGATTGCGTTCAAAACCTCTGACTTCAGCCGAGGTTCTCCTAATACCAAGCCCAAAGTTTTCACTTGCGAAGTGTGCGGAAAG GTCTTTAACGCGCACTATAACTTAACCCGTCATATGCCAGTGCACACAGGAGCCAGACCCTTCGTTTGCAAAGTATGTGGAAAGGGCTTCCGGCAGGCCAGTACCCTGTGTAGGCACAAGATCATTCATACCCAG GAAAAACCTCACAAATGTAACCAGTGTGGCAAAGCATTTAATCGAAGTTCCACTCTAAACACGCATACCCGAATACATGCAGGCTACAAACCATTTGTGTGTGAATTCTGTGGCAAAGGATTTCATCAGAAAG GGAACTACAAAAACCACAAGTTGACCCACAGCGGGGAGAAGCAGTTCAAGTGCAATATCTGCAACAAGGCTTTCCACCAGGTCTACAATCTCACCttccacatgcacacacacaacgACAAGAAGCCCTTTACTTGCCCTACGTGCGGCAAGGGCTTCTGCAGGAACTTTGACCTCAAGAAGCACGTCCGCAAACTTCACGACAGCAGCCTGGGTCTAGGGCGCTCAGCTGCGGGGGAACCAGGCGTCGACCCATCGCCCCCATTACAGCAGCCGCCCACTGCGACGCTGCCTCCACTACCGCCCCCTGGGTCCCTACAACCTGGTCTCCACCCAGGCCACCAGTGA
- the FEZF1 gene encoding fez family zinc finger protein 1 isoform X1, with product MDSNCHNATAKMLATAPVRGNVMSTSKPLAFSIERIMARTPEPKALPVPHFLQGTVPKGDPKHPLHLNSSIPCMIPFVPVAYDSSPKAGLTGSEPRKASPEAPAAPATAGAAPAAFSCSDLLNCALSLKGDLSRDALPLQQYKLVRPRVVNHSSFHAMGALCYLNRGDGPCHPTAGVNIHPVASYFLSSPLHPQPKTYLAERNKLVVPAVEKYPSGVAFKDLSQAQLQHYMKESAQLLSEKIAFKTSDFSRGSPNTKPKVFTCEVCGKVFNAHYNLTRHMPVHTGARPFVCKVCGKGFRQASTLCRHKIIHTQEKPHKCNQCGKAFNRSSTLNTHTRIHAGYKPFVCEFCGKGFHQKGNYKNHKLTHSGEKQFKCNICNKAFHQVYNLTFHMHTHNDKKPFTCPTCGKGFCRNFDLKKHVRKLHDSSLGLGRSAAGEPGVDPSPPLQQPPTATLPPLPPPGSLQPGLHPGHQ from the exons ATGGACAGTAACTGCCACAACGCCACGGCCAAAATGCTGGCGACGGCTCCGGTCCGGGGCAACGTGATGAGCACGTCCAAACCCTTGGCTTTCTCCATCGAACGAATCATGGCGCGCACCCCCGAACCCAAGGCCCTGCCTGTGCCCCACTTTCTGCAGGGCACCGTGCCCAAGGGGGACCCCAAGCATCCTCTCCACCTGAACTCGTCGATCCCCTGCATGATTCCCTTCGTGCCCGTGGCGTACGACTCGAGCCCCAAAGCCGGACTGACGGGCTCCGAGCCTCGGAAGGCGAGTCCCGAGGCGCCGGCCGCACCCGCGACTGCGGGCGCCGCTCCCGCCGCCTTCAGCTGCAGCGACTTGCTCAACTGCGCGCTGAGTCTCAAGGGCGACCTGAGCCGCGACGCGCTGCCTCTGCAGCAGTACAAGCTGGTAAGGCCGCGCGTGGTCAACCATTCGTCCTTCCACGCCATGGGCGCGCTGTGCTACCTGAATCGAGGGGACGGCCCTTGCCACCCGACTGCCGGCGTCAACATCCACCCTGTGGCCTCCTACTTCCTCAGTTCCCCTTTGCACCCGCAGCCAAAAACGTATTTAGCCGAAAGGAATAAACTAGTGGTCCCGGCGGTGGAGAAATACCCGTCCGGAGTAGCTTTCAAAGACTTATCCCAGGCTCAGCTGCAGCATTATATGAAAGAAAGCGCCCAGCTTTTGTCAGAAAAGATTGCGTTCAAAACCTCTGACTTCAGCCGAGGTTCTCCTAATACCAAGCCCAAAGTTTTCACTTGCGAAGTGTGCGGAAAG GTCTTTAACGCGCACTATAACTTAACCCGTCATATGCCAGTGCACACAGGAGCCAGACCCTTCGTTTGCAAAGTATGTGGAAAGGGCTTCCGGCAGGCCAGTACCCTGTGTAGGCACAAGATCATTCATACCCAG GAAAAACCTCACAAATGTAACCAGTGTGGCAAAGCATTTAATCGAAGTTCCACTCTAAACACGCATACCCGAATACATGCAGGCTACAAACCATTTGTGTGTGAATTCTGTGGCAAAGGATTTCATCAGAAAG GGAACTACAAAAACCACAAGTTGACCCACAGCGGGGAGAAGCAGTTCAAGTGCAATATCTGCAACAAGGCTTTCCACCAGGTCTACAATCTCACCttccacatgcacacacacaacgACAAGAAGCCCTTTACTTGCCCTACGTGCGGCAAGGGCTTCTGCAGGAACTTTGACCTCAAGAAGCACGTCCGCAAACTTCACGACAGCAGCCTGGGTCTAGGGCGCTCAGCTGCGGGGGAACCAGGCGTCGACCCATCGCCCCCATTACAGCAGCCGCCCACTGCGACGCTGCCTCCACTACCGCCCCCTGGGTCCCTACAACCTGGTCTCCACCCAGGCCACCAGTGA